The Pseudodesulfovibrio cashew genomic sequence CGACAGGACGACGACGTTGTCATGCTCGGCCTCAAGCCCCCGGATGACGCTCAGGGTCCCGTCCGTACTGCAATCATCGACAAAAATCAGTTCGTAGGAAGTCTCCTCTTCCTTGAAGGTCGCATCAACCCTCCGGTGCAGTTCGACGAGGCTTTGCTCCTCATTGTAGGCCGGGATGATGACGCTGACTTTTGGTGATTCTGTCATTTTTCCCCCTTGATCGCGAATTGCAGGATATTGGAACCGGCAATGGCGAGCATGACCAGTTCGTCCAGGCTCTCGATGCTGCGCAACCGCTTCCAGATGTATGACGGACGGAGGTAGAAGCTCCTGTAGCACTTGAGCACCCAGCGCGACAGGGTTTCGCCCGGCACGCCGCACACGCTTTCGGAATAGAAACCGGAGACGTGCAGGTTTTCCATGTTGGAGTCGGATCCGTCCCGTATTTCCGGGTGCTCAGCGGCGACCCGGTTGAACAGCTCTGTCCCGGCGTACGGCGTAAGGATGCCGAAGCTCGCAGTGGAGGGATCGATCTCCTTGACCATCTTGATGGTCGTCTCGATGCTCTCCCGACTCTCGCCCGGCCCCCCCACGACCAGATGGGCGTGAGTGTCCAATCCGACCTTGTGACAAAGACGGAAGGCCTCCCGGGTCTGGGCCACGGTGATGCCCTTCTTGTAGGCGCGCATGATGTCGTCGCTGCCGGTCTCCACGCCGAACTTGACCATGTGGCACCCGGCCCGTTTCATGGCCTGGAGCAATTCCTCGTCGACCATGTCCGTACGCCCGTTGGCAATCCAGGAAAGGTCAAGCCCTTCCTCCACCATCCGGGCGCAAATCTCCAGGTTCCGCTTCTTGTACGCCGTAAAAGTCTCGTCCCTGAACAGGACCTCTTTGAAACCGAGCGCCTTGATGGCGTGCAGCTCGGCCAGGACGTTGTCCGTGGACCGGTTCCTGATGCGCTTGCCGTAAAACTCGGGAGCGGTGCAGAAGATGCATTTTCCGGGGCATCCCCTGGAAGTCTGAATGGTGGTGTACGGCATGCGCTTGACCACGGGATTGAAGTAGTCGATTCCGGCGGGCAGCAGGCTCCTGTCGGGGATGGGCAACTCATCCATGTCCATGAAGGGCCTTTGGAAATTGACGCGGATTTCACCGGACTCATCCCGAAACGCCACGCCCAAAATCCCGGAGCAGTCCAAGCCGTCCCCTATGGTGCGCAGCAGCTCAAGCATGGTCTCCTCCGGCTCCCGCATGACCAGATAGTCCACAGAGGGCTCGGAGAGACAGTAGTTGGGCATGAACGTGGGGTGCGACCCGAAGAGGATGGTCTTCAAGGACGGCCTGAGCCGCTTGAACTCGGCCAGCAAGGCCGCATCCTTCTTGAATGACTGCGTGGAGGACATGATCGCCACGGCTCCGAAACCGGCCAGACCGCTCTCGAGCACGGCGGCGTATCGCTCCGGCTCCACCTGCGCGTCCAGAAACTCGCAGGCCATGCCGTGGTTCATCGCGTGGGTGATGACGTACAACTCGTTGATGGGCGGGATCTGCATCCCGCCGATACGCCGTCCGTTGCACCAGCATCCGTAGATAAAATCGCGGACAGCGTTCCTGGAACCGCCTCCCAGCGGAGGTTTGAGGAATAGGGTCTTCATTGTGCTATCTCCGCATACGCCTGCATGGGCAGCCGGTACTTGTCGATCCGGCCTGTGTAATACGATCCAATGTACACATCGTTCCCGTTGCAAGCCAAGGTGCCGGGTGCGATGCTCTTCTCCAGCACGACTGCCTGAACCGGCCTGAATTTCTCGGTGTAGAAGTGCAGGCACGCCCGCTTTCCCTTTGAAGTCAGGATCACGTAGAGCCGATAATCCGCAAGATGCCTGATCGAATAAATACGGCCCGGCAAGTCGTTCAATTGGGCGATACGAATGAATTTTCCTCCGGAAAAACGGAACACCACCCTGGAATCGAAATAAGCGAAAAAGATCTCGTCCCCGACATGGTGCCCCAACAGAAAATCCCCGCCCAGCGAGCCAGGAATCTTCGCATCCAGTTCGGCCAGGGCGTCACCCTTGACCTTATACAGCCGCCGCGGGCCAGCAAAACCAGACATGAGATAGTGCTCCCCGCCATGTGAAAAAAAGAAACCAGCGTTGCTGGGCACCGTCATCTCGTTGACCCGATTCAGGGCGGCGTCGAAACTGATCAATCGGTTAGAGTCCTTGCCGATCATCCAGATTCGTTCTGAAGTGGCGTCGTAATTGGCAAACCAGTTAGCGCCATCTCCGTTGAATTTGGAGGTGGCGGCGAGCTGGGGCTCACCCCCGAGGCAGTACTTCCGCATCGAGTTGGACAGCTGGTCGCTTACATAGAGATTGTTACCAGCGACAAACGCGGTCATTGGCTTTATGCCCAGAATCGTCTGACGAGGCTGAAGCGGCTCCAGAAGACCATTGAACCGACAGAGTTCCATGCGCAGGGAGTCGGTCATGCCAGCTTCTCCTTCCTTGCGAGAATGCGCATGCCGGCGGCATTTCCGAAAACCTTCTGGATGAGGGTCAACGGAAGCAGACCAAGCATCATGAAGGGGTATGCGGCGATTCTTCCATTGACCACCCGCAAGTCAAAGCGATCCGCCAAGTAATTCTGCAGGCTGAGAGCCCAGCCGAACATGTTCAGGGTCGCTCCCTGCTCCTCAAGGCTGAACCCCTGACGCTCCAGGAGGGTTCCGACCGTCTCCGGGGAAAAGAGAAATGTGTGCCGGGGGAAGTGCAACCCGCCCCAATACTTGCCGAATATGCGAAAATCCAGACAATTCACATTGGGCGTCTCGATATACAGCCTGCCTCCGTCCGCCAGCAGTTTTCCCGCCTTTTCCAACAGCGCGGCGGGATTGACGACGTGTTCGATCAGATGGCTGAGAATGATGAGGTCGTACTGTTGCTCAGGCAACGCGGCGTCCTCGAATGCACCATGATGAACCGTCCGGCCGAGACTAGCGGCCATCTCGCAGGCGTGCCGATTCAAATCGATCCCTTCCACGCTCCATTCAGGCTCACGGTCCTGAAGGTAGCCGATGAAATGCCCGGCGGCGCAGCCCACATCCAGAATGCGGGCCTTCCCGGGAAGGCGCTTCTTGAAATAGCGGTGCACCAGACCGAAATACGTTTCGAGAAGGAAGTTGCTCAAACGGTTCTCTTCCGCATGGATGTTCGCATACTCGGCGGGATAGAGGGTCGGCAAAGCTTCGGCCTCCGGCAGGGGGTCAAGGCGGATCAGGCCACAGGAATCACAACGGACAAAGCCCGTCTGGTCAGACTCGATGCCGTACTCGAAGTCCCGCATGTCGTTGAAAAGCGGCTTCTCCCGCCTTTCATGGCAAACTATGCACTTTCCAGCGGCCACCGCATTACCTCCGACCAAACACTTCGGGTTCGTTTTCAGGGGTTATCGCGGGGTGGTCCTTGTAGGAGACGGGATGCTTCGTCGCCTCGCAGACGGGACCGAGGTAGTTGCCGATATATTCCGGGTCCTCGGAAGAGAGGCACCCGGGGAAGTCTTTCTTGAACTGCGAAAAACTCCGCATCCTCTCCAGAATCGCCCCAAGCGGTTCCTCGAAGTAGTTGCCGAAGCTCACCGGATTATAGGAACACCCGACGACGTCCCCGAAGCAGGTGACGCCGATCTTCTCCTTGCCGGCAGGGCAACGCTGCTTGAGGTAGTAGGAAAAGACCCAATCGAAGGTGAGCTTGGGATATTTTTTCAGGTACTGCCTGACGTCCTCGAACTCCGAAGAGGAGAGGGTGGAGAAATCCTCCGCCTTGCCCACCGGGGCAATCTGGCCCCCGCTGGCGCTCAGTCCGTTTTGCTCGCAGTATTCAATGACGCCCAAGGCGTGCTCCATGGCACCGGGCATCATGACGGTCCCCAACCCGGTGGCCAGCCCTATCTCCTGGGCCCAACGGAGATTCCGCAGGGTCAACTCCACATGCCCCTCGCCCCGGATCGGATCATTGAC encodes the following:
- a CDS encoding B12-binding domain-containing radical SAM protein — protein: MKTLFLKPPLGGGSRNAVRDFIYGCWCNGRRIGGMQIPPINELYVITHAMNHGMACEFLDAQVEPERYAAVLESGLAGFGAVAIMSSTQSFKKDAALLAEFKRLRPSLKTILFGSHPTFMPNYCLSEPSVDYLVMREPEETMLELLRTIGDGLDCSGILGVAFRDESGEIRVNFQRPFMDMDELPIPDRSLLPAGIDYFNPVVKRMPYTTIQTSRGCPGKCIFCTAPEFYGKRIRNRSTDNVLAELHAIKALGFKEVLFRDETFTAYKKRNLEICARMVEEGLDLSWIANGRTDMVDEELLQAMKRAGCHMVKFGVETGSDDIMRAYKKGITVAQTREAFRLCHKVGLDTHAHLVVGGPGESRESIETTIKMVKEIDPSTASFGILTPYAGTELFNRVAAEHPEIRDGSDSNMENLHVSGFYSESVCGVPGETLSRWVLKCYRSFYLRPSYIWKRLRSIESLDELVMLAIAGSNILQFAIKGEK
- a CDS encoding class I SAM-dependent methyltransferase, with the protein product MAAGKCIVCHERREKPLFNDMRDFEYGIESDQTGFVRCDSCGLIRLDPLPEAEALPTLYPAEYANIHAEENRLSNFLLETYFGLVHRYFKKRLPGKARILDVGCAAGHFIGYLQDREPEWSVEGIDLNRHACEMAASLGRTVHHGAFEDAALPEQQYDLIILSHLIEHVVNPAALLEKAGKLLADGGRLYIETPNVNCLDFRIFGKYWGGLHFPRHTFLFSPETVGTLLERQGFSLEEQGATLNMFGWALSLQNYLADRFDLRVVNGRIAAYPFMMLGLLPLTLIQKVFGNAAGMRILARKEKLA
- a CDS encoding radical SAM protein, giving the protein MEIIKEMKKYYANIWVLANPIIFYRMLKGFFRALVLRKNTLRVIELFPTFACQANCHFCSVDKYQADKKAVLTIDDYDRLARDGAKAGAAVVTILGGEPLMYPHLDELVAVFTKHHYYTHVVSNGLAVTTERLAELKKSGLKCIFFSIESLDPKVNDPIRGEGHVELTLRNLRWAQEIGLATGLGTVMMPGAMEHALGVIEYCEQNGLSASGGQIAPVGKAEDFSTLSSSEFEDVRQYLKKYPKLTFDWVFSYYLKQRCPAGKEKIGVTCFGDVVGCSYNPVSFGNYFEEPLGAILERMRSFSQFKKDFPGCLSSEDPEYIGNYLGPVCEATKHPVSYKDHPAITPENEPEVFGRR